A window of Rhodothermus sp. genomic DNA:
CCAATGCGTGCCCGGCGGAGTCCACAGAAATGCAGGGCTCGGGCAAAGGCGTCAGACCAGGCATTCGGGTTTTCCCCGTAGGGAAAGGCTTCGAGGGCTACCGGGAGGGTTTCCAGTTTGCCGGTTTCCAGTTCGGGTAGCACCAGGGCTGGCTGACCTGAGGCCGGAAAGATTCCGACCACCGGACGTTCCGACAGGTGCACTTCAAGGCCCGTCAGATACGTCAGGGTAGGGCTGGCGTTCAATGCTACCGCCTCCAGGTCAGTAGGCTGCAACAGTTGTTGCAGACGTTGCAGGCGTTTCGTATAGGGTGTCTGGTTCATGACTGCGAGGTTCGTTTTGAAACAGGTGACCGAAGCAAAAATAACGTCGGGCTGGATAAAAACGGGTGGTCCGAAGCTTGCCGGGAGAGCTTTCAGCAACCTTTTACAGGGATTCACGAACTCCGAGTATCTTTGTCCGTATTTTCCGGAAACAGAGCGGAGCAAATGGGCGCAGGGTAGCATGCAGGGGTTCCATGCGCTGGGTTTGAATCACGAAACGGCTTCGGTGCAGGTGCGCGAAGCGTTTGCCCTGGACCGAGCAGCCAAGCGGCGGCTCTATGCGGTCTGGCAGACAGTGCGAGGTGGTGAGCTGATGCTGGTCTCGACCTGCAATCGGACGGAGGCTTATCTGTACGGCACCGAAGAAGACGTCGCGGCGATTCGTGCTCTGCTGAGCCAGCATGCGCATCGTCCCTGGCCTGCGCCTGAAAGTTTTCATTTTCAGGATGAAGCTGCCCTGCGCCATGTGCTGGAAGTAACCTGTGGGTTGCGTTCGCAGGTGCTGGGCGATGCGCAGATCTTCAACCAGATCAAGGAAGACTATCGGCTGGCAGTCGAGGTGGGCAGTGTGGGCACCGTCATGCATCGGCTGCTGCATAGCGCCTTTCGGGCAGCCAAGCGCGTAGCGGCCGAGACGGACCTGCATCAGGGGACCACGTCGGTAGCTGGCGTGGCTGTCCAGGCTGCCCGTCGCTACTTTGCCCGACGTGGGCATCCGGATCTGGAAGGCGTGCGTGTGCTGGTGGTCGGGGCCGGTGAGATGGCGCGACTGGCTATAGAAGCGCTGCGCGCACTGGCGCCTTCCGTGCTGATGCTGACCAACCGTACGCAGCGGCATGTCCATGCCCTGGCACAACCCGGGGAGCAGGTAGTGCCCTGGTCGCAACGGGCGCAGGCGCTGATGCGTTGTGATCTGGTGATAGTGGCCACCAGCGCCTCGGCTCCTGTACTGACGGCCGATATGATGCCCTCGCGTTGCCCGGACCATCCGCTATTGCTGATTGACCTTTCCATTCCGCGCAACATTGATCCGGCCATCGATCGGCTGCCAGGCTATCAGGTGTTAGACCTGGATGCTATCAAGGCTCGTCAGGCGGCCGTAGAGGCCCGGCGACACCGGGCGGCCCGGCAGGCCCGCAAGATCTGTGAGGAATTGCTACACGAGTTCGTCACCTGGTATTTCCATCAGCAGGCGCTGCAGCCGGCTATCCAGGCCATCCGAGAGACGTTTGAAACCATCCGACGTCAGGAGATCGAGCGGCATCATCGACGCTTTTCAGAGGTTGACCGGGAAGAGCTGGACCGGCTAACGCGCTCGATCATGCAGAAGCTGTTGGCCATTCCCATTGTGCGACTAAAGAGTATAGATCCGGACAGTATTGACTTCGTTCGGGGCATTCAATTGTTGGCCCAGCTCTTTAGCCGGCCCAGCTGTGAAGAAGTGCGGGACGTTCAACTACCTGAGCCC
This region includes:
- the hemA gene encoding glutamyl-tRNA reductase, encoding MQGFHALGLNHETASVQVREAFALDRAAKRRLYAVWQTVRGGELMLVSTCNRTEAYLYGTEEDVAAIRALLSQHAHRPWPAPESFHFQDEAALRHVLEVTCGLRSQVLGDAQIFNQIKEDYRLAVEVGSVGTVMHRLLHSAFRAAKRVAAETDLHQGTTSVAGVAVQAARRYFARRGHPDLEGVRVLVVGAGEMARLAIEALRALAPSVLMLTNRTQRHVHALAQPGEQVVPWSQRAQALMRCDLVIVATSASAPVLTADMMPSRCPDHPLLLIDLSIPRNIDPAIDRLPGYQVLDLDAIKARQAAVEARRHRAARQARKICEELLHEFVTWYFHQQALQPAIQAIRETFETIRRQEIERHHRRFSEVDREELDRLTRSIMQKLLAIPIVRLKSIDPDSIDFVRGIQLLAQLFSRPSCEEVRDVQLPEPSVLLERVRAQGPCPFVERPGASPERSATDHA